One Thermodesulfobacteriota bacterium genomic window carries:
- a CDS encoding type II toxin-antitoxin system VapC family toxin, giving the protein MNPIVYLETMVVSYLTGRPSRDLVVAAHQQLTRDWWESSRDRYEVVASELVVREAGAGDPGAAESRLAALKGIPLLGASEPALALARRLVAAGAIPADATEDALHIAIAVTNGADYLLTWNCRHLANAVMRQRIEDVCEAAGNRPVVICTPEELMEA; this is encoded by the coding sequence GTGAACCCTATCGTCTATCTCGAGACCATGGTGGTGAGTTACTTGACCGGTCGCCCGAGCCGCGACTTGGTCGTCGCCGCCCACCAGCAACTCACGCGCGATTGGTGGGAGTCGTCCCGAGACCGCTACGAGGTGGTGGCCTCGGAACTCGTGGTCAGGGAGGCGGGCGCCGGCGATCCAGGGGCCGCGGAATCGAGGCTGGCGGCCTTGAAGGGAATCCCGCTTCTGGGGGCGAGTGAGCCTGCGCTGGCGCTGGCTCGCCGCCTCGTCGCAGCCGGCGCCATCCCAGCGGATGCCACGGAAGACGCGCTCCATATCGCCATCGCCGTAACGAACGGTGCGGACTACCTCCTCACGTGGAATTGTCGTCACCTCGCCAACGCGGTGATGCGGCAGCGGATCGAGGACGTCTGCGAGGCGGCTGGAAACCGCCCTGTTGTGATCTGCACACCCGAGGAACTGATGGAGGCGTGA
- a CDS encoding four helix bundle suffix domain-containing protein yields MNDGRGSSDSPRILLPHGGYRKLRSFQAAQLVYDATVVFCGRFVDRRSRTHDQMVQAARSGVQNIAEGSMASATSKKTELKLTGVARASLEELLLDYEDFLRQRGLRIWPKESSEALEVRRRLQGPSVDRSDRSDRSDTSDSSDGSDTSDKADPCGIAAASAEVAANTLVCLINQASYLLRRQLQALERQFLEGGGVTERLYQARQKARRESRR; encoded by the coding sequence GTGAACGACGGTAGGGGCTCCTCCGATTCCCCCCGCATCCTTCTCCCCCACGGAGGTTACCGGAAGCTGCGCAGCTTCCAGGCGGCGCAGCTCGTCTACGACGCCACCGTGGTGTTCTGCGGCCGGTTCGTGGACCGCCGCTCGCGCACCCACGACCAGATGGTGCAGGCGGCCCGGAGCGGGGTGCAGAACATCGCGGAAGGAAGCATGGCCTCGGCCACCTCGAAGAAGACCGAGCTCAAGCTCACCGGCGTGGCCCGGGCGAGCCTCGAAGAGCTTCTGCTCGACTACGAAGATTTTCTCCGGCAGAGGGGCCTGCGAATCTGGCCCAAAGAATCGTCGGAGGCGTTGGAAGTGCGGCGGCGGCTTCAGGGGCCTTCGGTGGACAGGTCAGACAGGTCAGACAGGTCAGACACGTCAGACTCGTCAGACGGGTCGGACACGTCCGACAAGGCAGACCCCTGCGGCATCGCCGCCGCCTCGGCAGAGGTGGCTGCCAACACCCTGGTGTGCCTCATCAACCAGGCCAGTTACCTGCTGCGGCGGCAGTTGCAGGCTCTGGAGCGCCAGTTCCTCGAGGGAGGCGGCGTCACCGAGCGCTTGTACCAGGCGCGGCAGAAGGCCCGCAGGGAGTCGCGGCGATGA
- the cas5c gene encoding type I-C CRISPR-associated protein Cas5c, giving the protein MKNRVEFKVSGRFALFTDPLTKIGGEKCSYHIPTYEALKGIAKSAYWKPTFVWAIDRVRVMRRIRTQSKSVKPLAYGGGNSLAIYTYLADVEYQVQARFEWNPHRPDMEQDRKTEAHWNIAQRMIKKGGRQDIFLGTRECQGYVEPCVFGEGPGEYDGCGDLAYGLMFHGFDYPDETGVNELHSRFWRPVMADGVVTFPRPEECTIRRFVRKMIPKPPRSAGLAEEGLEA; this is encoded by the coding sequence ATGAAGAACCGGGTCGAGTTCAAGGTGTCGGGGCGCTTCGCGCTCTTCACCGATCCGCTGACCAAGATCGGCGGCGAGAAGTGCTCCTACCACATCCCGACGTATGAAGCGCTGAAGGGCATCGCCAAGTCGGCGTACTGGAAGCCGACCTTCGTCTGGGCGATCGATCGGGTTCGGGTGATGCGGCGGATCCGAACCCAGTCCAAGAGCGTCAAGCCGCTCGCCTACGGCGGCGGCAACTCCCTAGCGATCTACACCTACCTCGCCGACGTGGAGTACCAGGTCCAGGCCCGCTTCGAGTGGAACCCTCATCGCCCCGACATGGAACAGGACCGCAAGACCGAGGCCCACTGGAACATCGCCCAGCGGATGATCAAGAAGGGGGGCCGGCAAGATATCTTCCTGGGCACGCGCGAGTGCCAGGGATACGTCGAGCCCTGCGTCTTCGGTGAAGGGCCGGGAGAGTACGACGGTTGCGGCGATCTGGCCTACGGCCTCATGTTCCACGGCTTCGACTACCCCGACGAAACCGGGGTCAACGAGTTGCACAGCCGCTTCTGGAGGCCGGTCATGGCGGACGGAGTCGTCACCTTTCCAAGGCCCGAGGAGTGCACGATCCGTAGGTTTGTGCGAAAGATGATCCCCAAGCCGCCGAGGTCCGCGGGGCTGGCGGAGGAGGGGCTGGAGGCATGA
- the cas3 gene encoding CRISPR-associated helicase Cas3' yields MDFVARFRQSDGTAQSLSDHLEGSARLASLFASKVGLPKTGELMGLLHDLGKYSDAFQAYLKSAQGKIEPEDEEYVDAAREKGKIDHSTAGAQYVWAKKEGSPSRQLIAELVALCIASHHSGLIDCLSAVGDDVVGKRLAKAEDRAHFAEVAGRIDEHVRRRVESILAPPTLEDELQERLLQLVQGVPSQEVRQFLLGLLARFLFSALVDADRLNSAERDPASTPPWPRLREELETYVSGFAIRNQIDASRGEISSSCLAFAEREKGLYQLTVPTGGGKTLASLRFALRHAEKHQMDRIVYVVPYTSIIDQNARVARAVFSDLERGGHPVVLEHHSNLTPERDTAENKLLAENWDAPIVYTTAVQLLETLFGSGTRGVRRFHQLANAVVIFDEVQTIPIRTVHLFNNAVNFLTRQCGSTVVFCTATQPLLDKVEPRKGAAILAPNAQMVPGVDDLFRRLRRVDVEDRCKPGGWTEEEVADAAMGLLDEAGSVLIVVNKKAQARNLFQRLQGRAERVHHLSTSMCPAHRMKVLDEVKRCLDPADPSPVICVSTQLIEAGVDVDFGSAIRYLAGLDSVAQTAGRCNRNGLRSLGRVLVVNPADENLDRLPDIQKAQEVTLRVLGEYRANPAAFDHDLQGPAAMERFYFYYFYGRKHEMVFPVASREIGREGDLLSLLSDNREAVEAHKATVRKAPPYLLRQSFMTAAEAFRAIDSETEGVIVPYGQEGERLIAELCSASQVQRKFELLKAAQRYSVNLFPHEVRKLKEMSRLHETWDGSGIYYLDERHYSAQFGASTDEVSEMKVLIG; encoded by the coding sequence ATGGACTTCGTAGCAAGGTTCAGACAGTCAGACGGGACCGCGCAAAGCCTTTCAGACCACCTGGAGGGTTCGGCAAGGCTCGCATCGCTTTTCGCGTCCAAGGTCGGTTTGCCGAAGACCGGAGAGCTGATGGGTCTGCTGCACGACCTCGGCAAGTACTCTGACGCCTTCCAGGCGTACCTCAAGTCCGCCCAGGGGAAGATCGAGCCGGAAGACGAGGAGTACGTCGATGCCGCCCGTGAGAAGGGGAAGATCGATCATTCCACCGCGGGAGCTCAGTACGTCTGGGCAAAGAAGGAAGGTTCTCCGTCACGTCAGCTGATCGCGGAACTCGTCGCTCTCTGCATCGCGTCGCACCACTCCGGCTTGATCGACTGCCTGTCAGCCGTCGGGGACGACGTTGTCGGCAAGCGGTTGGCGAAGGCCGAGGATAGGGCGCATTTCGCGGAGGTGGCGGGCAGGATCGACGAGCACGTGCGCCGCCGTGTTGAGAGCATACTTGCCCCGCCGACTCTCGAAGATGAACTGCAAGAGCGGCTCTTGCAGCTTGTCCAGGGTGTGCCGTCACAGGAAGTCCGCCAGTTCCTCCTCGGCCTCCTCGCCCGGTTCCTCTTCAGTGCCCTTGTCGACGCGGACCGCCTGAATTCGGCAGAGCGGGACCCAGCATCAACGCCGCCGTGGCCTCGGTTGCGTGAGGAGCTGGAAACCTACGTGTCGGGTTTCGCCATTCGGAACCAGATCGACGCAAGCCGTGGCGAGATCTCCTCGTCGTGTCTCGCGTTTGCCGAGAGGGAGAAGGGCCTGTACCAGCTCACCGTGCCCACCGGCGGCGGAAAGACGCTGGCGAGCCTTCGTTTCGCCCTGCGCCACGCCGAGAAGCACCAGATGGACCGAATCGTCTACGTGGTGCCGTACACTTCGATCATCGACCAAAATGCCCGCGTCGCCCGCGCTGTCTTCTCGGACCTGGAGAGGGGCGGGCATCCGGTCGTGCTGGAGCACCACTCGAACCTCACGCCGGAGCGAGACACGGCGGAGAACAAGCTTCTGGCCGAGAACTGGGATGCCCCAATCGTCTACACCACCGCGGTCCAGTTGCTGGAGACCTTGTTCGGGTCCGGCACTCGAGGGGTGAGGCGGTTCCATCAGCTCGCCAATGCCGTCGTCATCTTCGACGAGGTTCAGACCATACCGATCCGGACGGTTCATCTCTTCAACAATGCGGTCAATTTCCTGACCCGGCAGTGCGGCTCAACGGTCGTGTTCTGCACGGCCACACAGCCCCTGCTGGACAAGGTCGAGCCCCGTAAAGGAGCGGCCATCCTCGCGCCAAACGCCCAGATGGTGCCCGGAGTGGATGACCTGTTCCGAAGGCTTCGGCGCGTCGACGTCGAAGACAGATGCAAACCTGGAGGCTGGACAGAAGAAGAGGTGGCGGACGCGGCGATGGGACTCCTGGACGAGGCCGGAAGCGTGCTCATCGTCGTCAACAAGAAGGCCCAGGCTCGGAACCTGTTCCAGCGGCTTCAAGGAAGGGCCGAGCGCGTCCACCACCTCAGCACTTCCATGTGCCCAGCCCACCGCATGAAGGTACTCGACGAGGTGAAGCGCTGCCTCGACCCGGCCGACCCGTCGCCCGTCATCTGCGTGAGCACCCAACTCATCGAGGCCGGCGTGGACGTGGACTTCGGCTCGGCGATCCGCTACCTGGCGGGCCTTGATTCCGTCGCCCAGACGGCAGGGCGCTGCAATCGCAACGGTCTTCGTTCGCTGGGCAGGGTGCTCGTCGTCAATCCGGCCGACGAGAACCTCGATAGACTGCCTGACATCCAGAAGGCGCAAGAGGTCACGCTGCGCGTCCTCGGCGAGTACCGCGCGAACCCGGCCGCCTTCGATCACGACCTGCAGGGTCCGGCAGCGATGGAGCGTTTCTACTTCTACTATTTCTACGGACGGAAGCACGAGATGGTGTTTCCTGTCGCGTCCCGTGAAATCGGGAGGGAGGGCGACCTTCTCTCCCTGCTTTCAGACAACCGAGAGGCGGTGGAGGCGCACAAGGCCACGGTCAGGAAGGCGCCGCCTTACCTCCTTCGACAATCGTTCATGACCGCTGCCGAGGCCTTCCGCGCCATCGACTCCGAGACCGAGGGGGTGATCGTCCCCTATGGACAGGAAGGGGAACGGCTCATCGCCGAACTCTGCTCGGCCTCGCAGGTGCAGAGGAAATTCGAGCTCTTGAAGGCAGCACAACGGTATTCGGTCAACCTGTTTCCCCATGAAGTTCGAAAACTCAAGGAGATGAGCCGTCTCCATGAGACATGGGACGGCAGCGGCATTTACTACCTCGACGAACGCCACTACAGCGCGCAGTTCGGTGCGAGCACGGACGAGGTCTCCGAGATGAAGGTGCTCATCGGATGA
- the cas4 gene encoding CRISPR-associated protein Cas4: MIAESDLIPLSALQHWLFCPRQCGLIHLEQVWEENRLTAEGRVLHERVDRGGAEKRRDVKRVFGLPIRSLRLGVSGKADVVEFHRRADGSWQPYPVEHKRGRRKGEDWDRVQVCAQALCLEEMLGASIPEGALFYGQEQRREVVDLNDALRRETEEASAAVHRMFAEGRTPPPAYAKKCESCSLLATCRPKELGPSARGRVARYLSRALDAAPGD; the protein is encoded by the coding sequence ATGATCGCCGAGTCCGACTTGATCCCCCTCTCCGCCCTCCAGCACTGGCTCTTCTGCCCGCGCCAGTGCGGGCTGATCCACCTGGAGCAGGTGTGGGAGGAGAACCGGCTCACCGCCGAGGGCCGGGTGCTCCACGAGCGGGTGGACCGGGGCGGGGCGGAGAAGCGGCGCGACGTAAAGCGGGTTTTTGGGCTCCCGATCCGGTCACTGCGGCTGGGGGTTTCGGGCAAGGCCGACGTGGTCGAGTTCCACCGCCGGGCCGACGGCTCGTGGCAGCCCTATCCGGTGGAGCACAAGCGGGGCCGGCGCAAGGGCGAGGACTGGGACCGGGTGCAAGTTTGCGCGCAAGCCCTGTGCCTGGAGGAGATGCTCGGGGCTTCGATCCCCGAAGGGGCGCTCTTCTACGGGCAGGAGCAGCGCCGCGAGGTCGTGGACCTGAACGACGCCCTGCGGCGCGAGACCGAAGAGGCGTCCGCGGCGGTACACCGGATGTTCGCCGAAGGCCGCACCCCGCCGCCGGCGTATGCGAAGAAGTGCGAAAGCTGCTCGCTCCTGGCGACTTGCCGCCCGAAAGAGCTGGGGCCGTCGGCCCGAGGGCGGGTGGCGCGGTATTTGAGCCGAGCCCTGGATGCGGCGCCAGGGGACTGA
- a CDS encoding DUF2442 domain-containing protein, which translates to MRSHALGTGTSPAEVTHISRHGLWLLADGEELLLPFDDFPWFRDARVSALLHVEQPASDHFRWPELDVDLTRDAIRHPERYPLVAVGDRAAVHEPESD; encoded by the coding sequence ATGAGATCGCACGCGCTTGGCACCGGCACTTCTCCCGCTGAGGTGACCCACATCTCGCGACACGGCCTTTGGCTGCTGGCCGACGGCGAGGAGCTGCTCCTGCCCTTCGACGACTTCCCGTGGTTCCGCGATGCCCGGGTCTCGGCCCTCCTCCACGTCGAACAGCCCGCTTCCGACCACTTCCGCTGGCCCGAGCTCGACGTCGACCTGACGCGGGACGCCATTCGTCACCCAGAACGGTATCCCCTCGTGGCCGTGGGCGATCGCGCAGCCGTCCACGAGCCGGAGTCCGACTGA
- the cas8c gene encoding type I-C CRISPR-associated protein Cas8c/Csd1: MSWIERLYQTYESNKTAIGDPGEEMPLLPICHTTQKAHVTIVIDGNGNFLRASVVPKTEARTIIPATEDSAGRTSGTTPHPLCDKLQYVAGDYARFGGEKEPCHEDYLALLKRWKDMDGGQAKLSAVFAYVSKGAVAADLVKGGVLHADATSSRLINEWPDKKSAPEIFRLLAGGYDAKGKSKPWQADAFVRWSVETPGDPQPEVWLDRGLWESWERYYGSLKSLQGLCFVTGAVADLAKQHPAKIRNDGDKAKLISSNDISGFTFRGRFADAEEACGVGFRVTQEAHSALRWLIARQGRRDGDQAVVAWAVSGVEIPDPMADSFSLLFGGPAEEVNGGGYTAQEVSLALSAKIGGYSARLAHTDDVVVMALDSATPGRMAIRYYRELTGSEFLARIENWHRGCCWRQHFGKDRIFFGAPAPRDIAETAYGTWRDGKVHIDDKIMKATVERLLPCIVDGAALPRDLVDSCVRRASSRNGIEPWGWEKTLGIACALFRYQYKERNYAMALERDRNTRDYLYGRLLALAEHMESRALYVGGEQRATNAEKLMQRFADRPYSTWLTLETGLTPYRVRLRAKRPGFLHRLETEIDEVVSVFDGDDFTSDKRLTGEFLLGYHCQREALRPVSAKEGEQEAGEVGETDTDNEE; encoded by the coding sequence ATGAGCTGGATCGAAAGGCTCTATCAGACCTACGAGAGCAACAAGACCGCGATCGGCGACCCTGGGGAGGAAATGCCGCTTCTGCCGATCTGCCATACCACCCAGAAGGCCCACGTGACCATCGTCATCGACGGTAATGGCAACTTCCTCAGGGCTTCCGTGGTTCCGAAGACGGAGGCGCGGACCATCATTCCAGCGACCGAGGATTCGGCCGGCAGGACGAGCGGCACGACGCCCCACCCGCTCTGCGACAAACTCCAGTATGTCGCGGGCGACTATGCGCGGTTCGGAGGCGAAAAGGAGCCTTGTCATGAGGACTACTTGGCACTCTTGAAGCGCTGGAAGGACATGGACGGCGGCCAGGCGAAACTCTCGGCGGTCTTCGCATACGTGAGCAAGGGGGCCGTGGCCGCTGACTTGGTCAAAGGGGGCGTGCTCCATGCCGACGCGACTTCTTCGAGACTGATCAACGAGTGGCCGGACAAGAAGAGCGCCCCTGAGATATTCAGGCTGTTGGCTGGCGGGTACGACGCCAAAGGCAAGAGCAAACCGTGGCAGGCAGATGCGTTCGTGCGATGGAGTGTAGAGACTCCGGGCGACCCTCAACCCGAAGTATGGCTCGACCGAGGCTTATGGGAGTCCTGGGAAAGGTACTACGGGAGTCTTAAATCGTTGCAGGGCTTGTGCTTCGTGACAGGAGCGGTAGCCGATCTTGCCAAGCAGCATCCGGCGAAGATACGTAACGATGGCGACAAGGCCAAGCTGATCTCTTCCAATGACATCTCCGGATTCACCTTTCGCGGTCGCTTTGCGGATGCTGAAGAGGCGTGCGGAGTGGGGTTTCGCGTCACACAAGAGGCCCACAGCGCCCTCAGGTGGCTCATCGCACGCCAAGGCCGCCGGGACGGCGATCAAGCCGTCGTGGCCTGGGCCGTGTCCGGAGTGGAAATACCAGACCCCATGGCCGATTCGTTCTCCTTGCTGTTCGGCGGACCGGCAGAGGAAGTCAATGGGGGCGGATACACCGCTCAAGAGGTCAGCCTAGCTTTGTCCGCGAAGATCGGCGGCTACTCGGCGAGACTTGCGCACACGGACGACGTTGTGGTCATGGCACTCGATTCGGCGACGCCGGGGCGCATGGCGATCCGATACTACCGCGAACTGACGGGGTCCGAGTTTCTGGCTCGAATCGAGAACTGGCACCGTGGCTGTTGCTGGCGGCAGCACTTCGGGAAGGACCGGATTTTCTTCGGCGCGCCGGCGCCCCGGGACATCGCCGAGACGGCATACGGCACGTGGCGCGACGGGAAGGTCCACATCGACGACAAGATCATGAAGGCAACCGTCGAACGGCTGCTTCCGTGCATCGTGGACGGTGCAGCCTTGCCGCGGGACCTCGTGGACTCTTGCGTTCGGCGTGCAAGCAGCCGGAACGGGATCGAACCGTGGGGCTGGGAGAAGACTCTTGGAATTGCCTGTGCGCTCTTCCGCTACCAATACAAGGAAAGGAACTATGCCATGGCACTGGAGCGGGACCGGAACACCAGAGACTACCTTTACGGCCGTTTGCTGGCGTTGGCTGAGCACATGGAGAGCCGGGCGTTGTACGTAGGCGGCGAGCAGCGGGCGACCAATGCCGAGAAGCTCATGCAGCGCTTCGCGGATCGGCCCTACTCGACCTGGCTCACTTTGGAGACTGGTTTGACTCCCTACAGGGTCAGATTGCGCGCCAAACGCCCGGGATTTCTTCATAGGCTCGAGACAGAGATAGACGAGGTGGTCAGCGTCTTTGACGGCGACGACTTCACCTCCGATAAGCGCCTGACCGGGGAGTTCTTGCTCGGCTACCACTGCCAGAGAGAAGCGCTGCGGCCGGTCTCAGCGAAGGAGGGGGAGCAGGAAGCAGGCGAAGTGGGCGAGACAGACACCGACAACGAGGAATAG
- a CDS encoding NRDE family protein: MCTLHLFFQVFPEEPVLFAANRDEILDRAWRGPELLSSVPRIWGPRDLAAGGTWMGVNEAGVLVSLANHEGTLRRDSASLCSRGAVVLETLRHGTAEEARRFAEWAAPACKAYTLLVADPVKAFVVDHAPEGTQAYRLMPGFHVITNARFRDPADPKARRSRERMEALAAVGRAPDDAALARFLSDHERPGPDTTPLCIHPSEGSRIASRFGTSSASVIRIGPDRTVESYRFASGPPCRTPLEDATPRWEEEITPGERREPGAD, encoded by the coding sequence ATGTGTACGCTGCACCTCTTCTTCCAGGTTTTTCCCGAGGAGCCGGTGCTCTTTGCCGCCAACCGGGACGAGATCCTCGACCGGGCCTGGCGGGGGCCGGAGCTGCTCTCGTCGGTGCCGCGGATCTGGGGGCCCCGGGATCTGGCGGCCGGGGGGACGTGGATGGGGGTGAACGAGGCGGGGGTGCTGGTGAGCCTGGCCAACCACGAGGGCACCCTGCGCAGGGACTCCGCGAGCCTGTGCAGCCGGGGCGCCGTGGTGCTCGAGACCCTGCGGCACGGCACGGCCGAGGAGGCTCGGCGCTTCGCCGAGTGGGCGGCCCCGGCGTGCAAGGCCTACACGCTGCTCGTGGCCGATCCGGTCAAGGCCTTCGTGGTGGACCACGCCCCCGAGGGCACCCAGGCGTACCGCCTGATGCCCGGGTTCCACGTCATCACCAACGCCCGGTTCCGCGACCCGGCCGATCCCAAGGCCCGGCGGTCCCGGGAGCGCATGGAGGCGCTGGCCGCGGTGGGCCGCGCCCCCGACGACGCGGCCTTGGCCCGCTTCCTATCGGACCACGAGCGCCCGGGCCCCGACACCACACCCCTGTGCATCCACCCCTCCGAGGGGTCAAGGATCGCGAGCCGCTTCGGCACCTCGTCGGCGTCGGTCATCCGCATCGGCCCCGACCGCACCGTGGAGAGCTACCGGTTCGCCTCCGGTCCGCCCTGCCGGACGCCCCTGGAGGACGCTACGCCGCGGTGGGAGGAGGAGATCACCCCGGGGGAGCGGCGGGAGCCGGGAGCAGACTGA
- a CDS encoding DUF4160 domain-containing protein, which yields MHGAEGEAKFWIEPRVALAHSTGLSSRDLRVIERIVEERRDEIARAWHRHFSR from the coding sequence GTGCACGGGGCCGAGGGCGAGGCGAAGTTCTGGATCGAACCCCGGGTTGCGCTCGCTCACAGCACGGGCCTGTCGAGCCGCGACCTTCGCGTGATCGAGCGCATCGTCGAGGAGCGCAGGGATGAGATCGCACGCGCTTGGCACCGGCACTTCTCCCGCTGA
- the cas1c gene encoding type I-C CRISPR-associated endonuclease Cas1c, with protein MKKHLNTLFVTTQGSYLAKDGECVLIRVEREDKARIPIHTLGGVVCFGQVSLSPQLMAHCAEHGVGVSFLSENGRFLARVHGPVSGNVLLRREQYRWADDPARSAAVARFVLTGKLANSRRVVLRAARDHGGDGRGERLRYTAARLADCLERLQDERLALDELRGIEGEAGNLYFGAFDHLVTSGEEAFRFAGRNRRPPLDPVNCLLSFVYTLLVHDVRSALECVGLDPAVGYLHRDRPGRPSLALDLMEEFRPVFADRLVLSLVNLGQVKPRGFRKLESGAVLLEDEARKEVIVAYQKRKQEVVEHPFLKEKMPVGLLWHTQALLLARHLRGDLDGYPPYIPR; from the coding sequence ATGAAGAAGCACCTCAACACCCTCTTTGTCACCACCCAGGGCAGCTACCTCGCCAAGGACGGCGAGTGCGTGCTGATCCGCGTGGAGCGCGAAGACAAGGCCCGCATCCCCATCCACACCCTGGGCGGCGTGGTCTGCTTCGGGCAGGTGTCGCTGAGCCCCCAGCTCATGGCCCACTGCGCCGAGCACGGGGTGGGGGTGTCGTTCCTCTCGGAGAACGGGCGGTTCCTGGCGAGGGTTCACGGCCCGGTCTCCGGCAACGTGCTCTTGCGGCGCGAGCAATACCGCTGGGCCGACGATCCCGCCCGGAGCGCGGCGGTGGCCCGTTTCGTGCTCACGGGCAAGCTCGCCAACTCGCGACGCGTCGTCCTGCGGGCGGCGCGAGACCACGGGGGCGACGGCCGGGGAGAGCGGCTGCGGTATACAGCCGCCCGGCTCGCCGACTGCCTGGAGAGGCTCCAGGACGAACGCCTCGCCCTGGACGAACTTCGGGGCATCGAGGGCGAAGCAGGGAACCTCTACTTCGGTGCCTTCGACCACCTGGTCACGTCGGGGGAAGAGGCCTTCCGGTTCGCCGGCCGAAACCGGCGGCCGCCGCTCGATCCCGTCAACTGCCTGCTCTCGTTTGTCTACACCCTCCTCGTCCACGACGTGCGGTCCGCGCTGGAGTGCGTGGGGCTCGACCCGGCCGTGGGCTACCTCCACCGCGACCGCCCGGGCAGGCCGAGCCTCGCCCTGGACCTGATGGAGGAGTTTCGGCCGGTGTTCGCCGACCGGTTGGTTCTGTCGTTGGTCAATCTGGGGCAGGTGAAGCCTCGCGGCTTCCGGAAGCTCGAGTCGGGCGCCGTGCTCCTGGAGGACGAGGCCAGAAAGGAGGTGATCGTCGCCTATCAGAAACGCAAACAGGAAGTCGTGGAGCATCCATTCTTGAAGGAGAAGATGCCCGTGGGGCTGCTCTGGCACACCCAGGCCCTCCTGCTGGCGCGCCACCTGCGAGGGGATCTGGACGGGTATCCCCCCTACATTCCGCGCTGA
- the cas7c gene encoding type I-C CRISPR-associated protein Cas7/Csd2, giving the protein MSLTNKIDFAVVFKVVNANPNGDPLNGNRPRTTYDGLGELSDVCLKRKMRNRLMEAKQNIFVQSDDNKVDDHPSLRSRADAVLSGIKAPGEIANKACSTWLDVRAFGQLFAFKAAGGKKGKTKEGEEVADDKSVSIGIRGPVSVQAAFSVSPVSLTSTQITKSVSSEGDGTKRGSDTMGMKHRVDRGIYVFFGSMNPQLAVKTGFSDGDAAAIKAVLPRLFENDASSARPEGSMEVLKVVWWQHNCPSGQASSAKVHQSLTVNDTDDPASVLSFEVGKGPSDSGANWPQPEVMDGV; this is encoded by the coding sequence ATGAGTCTGACGAACAAGATCGATTTTGCGGTGGTCTTCAAAGTCGTGAACGCGAACCCCAACGGCGACCCGCTCAACGGCAACCGTCCTCGGACGACCTATGACGGTCTGGGCGAGCTTTCCGACGTCTGCCTCAAGAGGAAGATGCGCAACCGACTGATGGAAGCAAAGCAAAACATCTTCGTCCAATCCGATGACAACAAGGTGGACGACCACCCAAGCCTCCGATCTCGCGCTGATGCAGTGCTTTCCGGCATCAAGGCGCCGGGGGAAATCGCGAACAAGGCCTGCTCCACTTGGCTCGATGTGCGTGCCTTCGGCCAGCTTTTCGCGTTCAAGGCCGCGGGCGGGAAGAAGGGCAAGACCAAGGAAGGGGAGGAGGTTGCCGACGACAAGAGCGTCTCCATCGGCATTCGCGGGCCGGTCAGCGTCCAAGCGGCATTCAGCGTGTCCCCCGTCAGCCTCACCAGCACGCAGATCACCAAGAGCGTCAGCAGCGAGGGCGACGGCACGAAGCGCGGTTCGGATACCATGGGCATGAAGCACCGCGTCGACCGGGGGATTTACGTGTTCTTCGGGAGCATGAACCCGCAGCTTGCCGTCAAGACGGGGTTCAGCGACGGCGACGCGGCGGCCATCAAGGCGGTCTTGCCCCGCCTCTTCGAGAACGACGCCTCGTCCGCTCGTCCCGAGGGGAGTATGGAAGTGCTGAAAGTCGTATGGTGGCAGCACAACTGTCCGAGCGGTCAAGCCTCCTCCGCGAAGGTCCATCAGAGCCTGACGGTCAACGATACGGATGATCCCGCGAGCGTTCTTTCATTCGAGGTCGGGAAAGGCCCCAGCGACTCGGGCGCCAACTGGCCGCAGCCGGAAGTCATGGACGGCGTATGA